Part of the Roseomonas sp. OT10 genome, CCCACGTCGATGCCGCGCGTCGGCTCGTCGAACAGGATCGCCCGCGGTGCCATGCTGAGCCACTTGCCCAGCACGACCTTCTGCTGGTTGCCGCCCGAGAGCGCGCCCGCCCGCGTCGCCACCTCCGGCACCTTGATGCGCAGGGACCGGCGCTGTTCCTCGGCCGCCGCCGTCTCCCGCCCCCGGTCCACCAGCCCCAGCCTCGCATAGAAGGGCAGGCCGGCGAGGGTGACGTTGTCCCGCACGGGCATCTCCAGCACCAGTCCGGCGCGCTTGCGATCCTCGGGCGCCAGATAGACCCCGGCGGCGATGGCGTCGCGCGGGCTGCGGATGGGAAGCGCCTTGCCGTCCAGCCGGATGGCGCCGGCCAGCGCCGGGTCCACCCCGAAGACGGTGCGGGCGAGCGAGGTCCGCCCCGACCCCACCAGCCCGGCGAGACCCAGGATCTCGCCCGGACGCGCATGCAGGTCGATGGCGCGATCGGGGAAGAAGGGCGTGACCAGCCCTTCCAGCACCAGCCCACCCTCGCCGGGGGCGCGTCCCGGCGGGATGTAGAGCGAGCGCAGGTCGCGGCCGATCATCAGCCGGATCATCGCCGCGTGGTCGATCTCCTCCCGCGCCAGCGTGCCCGCCAGCCGCCCGTCGCGCAGGCAGACCACGCGGTCGGCGCAGCGCACCACCTCGCCCAGCCGGTGGGTGATGTAGACGATGCCCGTCCCCGCCGCGCGCAGCTCGCCGACCAGGGTGAGGAGGCGGTCCGTCTCGCTCAGCGTCAGGGAGGAGGTGGGCTCGTCCAGTATCAGCACCCGCGCGTCCGCGGCCAGGGCCTTGGCGATCTCGACGAGCTGGCGCTGGGCGATGGAGAGGGCGGCGACCGGCGCGTCGGGACCGAAATCGGCGCCGAGCCGGCGCAGCAGCGGCGCCACCGTCTCCCGCATCGCCCCCCGGTCGATGAGGCGCAACGGGCCGCCGCGCAGCGGCTCCCGCCCGAACAGCACGTTCGCCGCCACGTCGAGGTTGTCGAAGAGGTTCAGCTCCTGATGGACGAAGGCGATGCCGGCGCGCTGCGCCGCCGCCACCGTCAGCGCGGCGTGCTCGCGGCCGCCGATGCGGATCACCCCCGCATCGGGCGCGACCACGCCGCCCAGCACCTTCATCAGGGTGGACTTGCCGGCACCGTTCTCGCCCAGCAGCGCCACGACCTCGCCGGCGGCCAGGGTCAGCCCCACCCCGTCCAGCGCGCGCACGCCGGGGTAGGACTTCCGGATTCCCTCCAGCTCCAGCAGAGGGCCCGCCGGAGCCGGTCCCACCGCAGCAGGGGAGGGGCGGGCCGGGGAGGGCCCGTCCATGGTGGCGATCAGCGTCCCGAGAGGAGTTGCCGCATCTGGCCCTGGAAGTCGGCCACGTTCGCCTTGTCGATGATCCGGGTGGGGATGATGATCTGCTTGTTGGCGGGGATGAAGGACCTGTCGCCGTTCAGCACCTTCACCATGCCGATCATCGACTGGTAGCCGAACTCGAAGGGCTGCTGCACCACGGTGGAGGTGACGACGCCCTCGGCCACGCCGCGCAGGGTCAGCCCGTCCTCGTCGAAGCCCACCACCTTGACGCTGCCCTCCTTGCCGGCGGCCTTCACCGCCTGGACGATCTGCGGCGTGTTGTAGGCCCAGAGCCCGACCAGCAGCTTCACGTCGGGCGAGCGGGTCAGCGCGTCCTCGACGTTGCGCTTGGCGCGGGCGATGTCGGATTCGTCGGTGCGGATGTCGGCGATCTCGATGTTCGAGCCGGCCAGCGCCTCGCGGATGCCCTGCACGCGCTCCCGCGCGTTGGCCGCGTCCATGGTGCCGACGAAGAGCAGCGCCTTGCCGCCCTCGGGCAGGGCGCGCTTCATCTGGGCGCCGGCCTCGCGCCCGGCCGCGACGTTGTCGGTCCCGATATAGACCAGCCGGTTGCTCTGCGGCGCGTCGCTGTCGGAGGTGAAGAGCACCGCCTGGGAGGCGGCGCGGTTCAGCACCTCGGTCGAGGAGGCGGGGTCGATCGGCGAGATGGCGATGCCCGCGACCTTGCGCGCCAGCAGCTCGTCGATGATGCGCCGCTGCTCGGCCGCGCTGGCCTGGCCGGGGACGAGGAGCGACATGTCGTAGTCGGGGTGTTCGCGGTTGGCCTTCTCCACCCCGCGCCGGCAGATGGTCCAGAAATCGGCCGAGACGTTGACCACGAAGACGAGTTGCCGCTTGGCCTGGGCCCGTGCGACGTGCGGGGCCGCCAGGACGGCGGCCGCGGGAAGGGCGATGAACGTGCGCCGCTGCATGCGTGATGCTCCTGTACGCTTCCTCACGGCCCGGTGAGCGGGCCCCGGCGCGGTTCACCGCGTCCTTCCGGCGAGCCTAACAGCCTCCCGCTGCCCGCGGAAAGGACATGATGGAGACTTAATGCCCGCGCCGGTGGCGGGGCTTGCCCCCATCCCGATGGGCGGTGCGGCCCCGGCCCTCGCGCGCGATCCGGCGGAAGGCTACATCAGGGCCATGACCATGGAACGGATCTGTGTCTTCTGCGGTGCCAATGCCGGCAACCGCGCCGAATATGCCGAGGCCGCCCGTGCCCTGGGCCAGGCCATCGCCGCACGCGGGATGGGGCTGGTCTATGGCGGCGGCAAGGTCGGGCTGATGGGCCTCGTGGCCGACGCCGCCCTGGCTGCGGGGGCGGAGGTGGACGGCATCATCCCCGAGGCGCTGATGCAGCGCGAGGTCGGGCATGGCTCGGTCACCCGGCTGCACGTCGTCCAGTCGATGCACGAGCGCAAGGCGATGATGGCGGAGCTGTCGGACGGCTTCGTGATCCTCCCCGGGGGCTTCGGCACGCTGGAGGAGGTGTTCGAGGTGCTGACCTGGTCGCAGCTCGGCCTGCACGAGAAGGGCGCCGTCTTCCTGGACATCGCGGGCTACTGGGACGGGCTGCTGCGGACGCTGGACGCGATGCAGCGGGAGGGCTTCCTGAAGCCCGAGCACCGGCTGCTGGCGATGCGGGCGGAGGACCCCGGGCAGGCGCTGGACATGCTGGCCGCCTTCCGCCCGCCACCGGTGACGAAGTGGATCGAAAGCCCGGCCCAGGCCTGATCGCCCCATGACGATTCCGACATGAGCGGCCTCCTGCCCCCCGGACCGCTGCCGGCCGCGGGCCTCGCGGTCGGGAGCTGGCGCGACCTCCCCCCCGGGCAGCGCGGCGCCACGGTGGCGCTGGGCAATCTCGACGGGGTGCACCACGGCCATCGCGCCGTGCTGCGCGCCGCCCATGCGGCGCGGCCCGACCTGCCGCTCGCCGCCCTGACCTTCGAGCCGCATCCACGCGAGCATTTCCGTCCGGACGACCCGCCCTTCCGGCTCACCCCCTTCCCGGCCAAGCGGGAGGCGCTGGCCGAGGCGGGCTGCGCCCTCGTCTACGCGCTGCCCTTCGGGGCGGAGCTGGCGGCGATGCCGGCGGAGGAGTTCGTGGAGGCGGTGCTGCACCGGGGGATCGGCGCGCGGCACCTGGCCTGCGGCGCCGACTTCGCCTTCGGCCACCGGCGCGGCGGCGACGTGGCGGTGCTGGCGCGGCTGGCCGAGGCGCGGGGGATCGGGCTGAGCATCGTCCCCGCCGTCGCGGATGCGGAGGGGACGATCTCCTCCACCCGGATTCGCCGCGCCCTGCAGGATGGCTACCCGGAGCGGGCGGCGCGCGACCTGGGCCGGCCCTGGGAGATCCGGGGCGAGGTGGTGCATGGCGACAAGCTCGGCCGGGTGCTGGGCTGGCCGACCGCGAACCTGTGGCTGGGGCGGCACCTGGAGCCGGCGCGCGGGGTCTATGCCGTGACCATCCGCCTGCCCGACGGGGGCGAGGCCCGGGGCGTGGCCAATATCGGCCGCCGCCCCACCCTGGGGGGCGACCCGCAGACCCGGCTGGAGGTCCATCTCTTCGACTGGTCCGGCGACCTCTACGGACAGGAGATCCGGGTCCGGCTGCTTTCCTTCCTGCGGCCGGATGCGACCTTCTCCGGGCTGGAGGAGCTGAAGGCGGCCATTGCCGCCGATGCGGCGCAGGCGCGGGCGCTGCTGGAGCGCTGAGCCGTGCCGGTGCCGGGCCGGCGAGGGGCCGCGGCGTCCGGGGGACGGCCGGCCTGACGCCGGCACTCGGCTTCATGCCTGAAGACAGGGAACTGCCCGGAAGGCCGCGGGCCGGTCCGCGGCAATGTCCGGCTCCGGCCGCCGCGTCGGCGAGGCTTTCCGCGGGCGGCCGGTCGCCCTGCAACGCAGCATCCGGTAGAACCGGTCTCGGCCGGGGCGGATCGCGCGCGGTGCCTCACCCCTCTCCAAGGTGGTAACGGAATGCCTATGACGACGATAGCGCCGGGCGGTCCTGAATCGCCGTTCCTCGTGTCGCCGGGCCGGGAGAAGGACCGGGGCCGGACCATCGCCCGGCTGAGGGGGTGGGGGGCCAAGCGCCGCCAGGCCACGGCCGCGGCGTCGCCGGCGCCCGACGAGACGGCCTGACGGAGCGCCCGCATGTTGCTGTCCCGGGTTCTCCGCCGGATCTGCCACGGCCGCGGATCGCCAGCCCTTCCGCCCGCGCCGCCCGTCCCCGAGCCGGTGCCGGAAGCGGAGGTGCCGGAGCCTGCGCCGATGCCCGACCCCCATGCGGCCATCAACGCCAGCGGCCTGTTCGACGTGGAGTACTACCGCGCGGTCTATCCCGACATCGACGCGAACCAGCTGGACCCGCTGGAGCACTACCTGTCCCATGGCCATCTGGAGGGCCGCCGACCCAACCCCTCCTTCGATCCGCTGGCCTACCTTGCCGCCAATCCGGACGTCGCCGCCGCGGGCTTCGAGCCGCTGACGCACTACGTCCTCTGCGGCATGGCGGAGGACCGGAGGCTGGCGCCCCCGCAGAACGGGCGTTCGGCCACGACGAATGCCGTGATGCGGGAGGTGGTGCAGGGGCGCGCCTTCTTCCGGCGCTTCGGCCTCTCCGGGCGCCGCGGCGTGCCGCCGGGGGAGGGGGCCGGGGCGGCCGTCGATGACCTGATCGCCCGCAGCCCGGCGATCCCGCTGGACCGGCTGGAGCCGGAGGTGTCGATCATCATCCCCGTCCACGGCCGGCTCCCCTCCGTGCTGAACTGCCTGGACAGCCTGGCCGGCCACCGCTCGCGGCACCCGGCGGAGATCATCGTCGTCGACGGCACCCCGCCGGCGGAGATGCGGACGGAAAGCCTCGGCACGATCCCCTGGATCCGCTACCTCCGCCAGGACAGGCATGGCGGGTTCGGCGAAGCCTGCAACGGCGGGGCGGCCGTCGCCCGGGGCCGCATCCTCGTCTTCCTGCACAGCGACACCCGCGTCGCCGATGGCTGGCTGGACGAGCTGATCGGCAGCTTCCGCCTCTTCCGCCGCGCCGGGCTGGTCGGGTCGAAGCTGCTGAACGAGGGCCTGACCCTGCAGGAGGCGGGAGGCATCCTCTGGCGCAACGGCGACGCCCAGCCATACGGGCAGGGCCAGGATCCGGACAATCCGAAGTATTCCTTCGCACGCCGGGCCGACTACTGCTCCGGCGCGGCCATCGCCGTCCCGGCGGAGGCCTGGCGGCGCGTGGGCGGGTTCGACGGCACCTTCGCCCCAGCCCGGCGCGAGGATGCCGACCTGGCCTTCCGGCTGCAGGAGGCGGGATACGAGGTGTGGATGCAGCCCCTGGCCGCCGTGCTGCACTACGGGGGCCAACCGCATGGGCGCGACGCCCCGGCGGATGGCGAGGCCCGGCAGGCGGCGGAGATGGAGCGCTTCGCCGGGCGCTGGAAGCCTGTCCTCGCGACCCATGGGCCGAGCGGCGGCAATCCGGATACCGAGGCCGGGCGGTACGCGCAGGAGCGGCTGCTGGCGCTGGACGCGATCACGCCGACGCCGGACCGTGACGCCGGCTCCGTGGTGATGGTCGGCATGCTGCGTGTCCTGCAGAGCCTCGGCTACCAGGTCGCCTTCGTGCCGCAGCACAACTACCTCCCCGACCCGGACTACACGGCCGCGCTCCAGCGCGAGGGGATCGAGTGCATCCACAGCCCCTTCGCCCGCAACATCGACGAGGCGCTCGCCTTCCACGGGGCCTTCGACATCGTCTTCGCCTTCCGCTTCAACGTGCTCGAGCAGGTCTACGGCACGTTGCGGCGGGAGCTGCCCCAGGCCCGCATCCTCTTCAACAACGTCGACCTGCACTACCTCCGGCAGGAGCGCGAGGCCCGGCTGCGGCGGCGGCGCAGCGGCCGCGCCGCCGCCATGATGACGAAGATCGCCGAGCTGGAGCTGATCGCCCAGGTGGACTGCACGATCGTCCATACCCCGGTGGAGACGGCCATCATCAAGCAGGAGGTGGCCGTCGACAACATCGTCGAGATCCCCTGGATCACGGAGCTGAGCCCCACGCGCTCCGGCCGCGCGGACCGGCACGACATCATGTTCCTGGGCGGCTTCGCGCACGTGCCGAACGTCGACGCGGTGGAGTACCTCGTCGGCGAGATCTGGCCGCTGCTGCTGCCGCAGCTGCCGCCGGAGGCGCGGCTGGTCATCGTGGGGGCCGGGGCGCCGCCGTCCATCCAGGCGATGGCCGGCGAACGCATCGTGGTGGTCGGCTATGCCGACGAGCTGGAGCCGTATTTCGACGCCACGCGCGTCTTCGTCGCGCCCCTGCGCTACGGGGCGGGCATCAAGGGCAAGGTCATCGAGACCCTGCGGCGCGGCACGCCCTCCGTCATCACCTCCATCGCCGCGGAGGGGATGGGGCTGACCAGCGGGCGGGAGACCCTCATCGCCGACGAGGCCGGGGATTTCGCCCGGCAGGTCGCGCGACTCTACAAGGATGCGGCCCTCTGGGACGCCTTGCAGCAGGAGGGCTACGATTTCGTGACGCGGAACTTCTCCTGGGAGCGCTGCGTCGAGCTGATCAACCAGGCACTGGATGTCGCCGACGAGACATGGATCGCCCGGCATGAGCGCGCCCTGAAGCGGCGGCTGGCCGCGCTCTGCGATCCCGAGGGCTGATACGCTTGGCGTGATGCGCTGACGTCTGCCGGACTGGTGCCCGTGGCCCGGGGGCAAGGCGCTGCCTCGCCCCCGTACCCCCACTCCGCCAGGACCCTGCGGGCCCTGGACCCGAAGGGCGCTGCCGCGCGGATGACTGTGACGGGGTCAATGCGCCGAGGAGCATGGCTCCTCGGCGGGACCGGCCGCCGCCCTCGCTGACGCCTTCTGAGCTTCTTCGGAGTCCCGTCTGTCCGCGTTCCGTCAGGGTTCAGCCCGGAGGCTACCGGCAGCCGCGCAGCACCAGACTCCCAGCGGGGACCGGGGCCCGCTTGTGGCCCCGGCGGAGGGGGGTGCGGGGGGAGGCGGAGCCTCCACCCGGTCCGACGCCGGAGCACCGGGCGCGACAGCCGGGCGTGACCACCGGCCGTATGATCCGACCCGGCCGGCGTGGCCTGGCGGAAGCCGGGGGAGGCGGCGGGGCATTCCGGCCCCCACGGACGGGCATCAGCCCTGGCCGGCCGGCACGCCCGGCACGGCGAGGTAGGCCAGCCGCTTCATCTCCTTTCGTCCCCGCGCCACGGAGTCGAGGATCAGGCCGCAGGTGAAGGACAGGAAGGCCAGCAGCATCACCGAGGCGGAGAGCACGGCGCTGGGCAGTCGCGGCACCAGGCCGCTGCGCAGGAACTCCAGCACCACGGGGATACCGATGGCCAGCGCGAGAAGCATCAGCCCCCCGCCCATGGCGAAGAAGAACTGCAGCGGCCGTTCCTCCTTCACCAGCACCATGATGGTCCGCAGGATGCGCAGCCCGTCCGCATAGGTCCGCAGCTTGGAGGCGGAGCCCGCGGGGCGGTCGCGATAGGCGGTCGGCACCTCGCCCACGGCCATGCGCAGCTCCAGCGCATGCACGGTGAACTCCGTCTCCGTCTCGAAGCCGGCGGCCAGGGCGGGGAAGGACTTCACGAAGCGGCGGGAGAAGACGCGGTAGCCGGAGAGCATGTCGCTGACGCGGTTGCCGAAGATGTGCGCGACGATCCCGGTCAGCAGCGCGTTGCCGAGGCGGTGGCCCGGGCGGTAGGCGGCCTGGATCTCGGTGACGCGCACGCCATTGACCATGTCCAGCTGCTCCTCCTGCAGCAGCGCGACCATGCGCGGCGCATCCGCCGCGTCGTAGGTGTCGTCGCCATCCACCAGCACGTAGATGTCCGCCTCCACGTCGGCGAACATGCGGCGGATGACGTGGCCCTTGCCCTGCAGCGCCTCGCGCCGGACGATGGCCCCCGCGGCCCGCGCCGCCTCCGCCGTGCCGTCGCGCGAGTTGTTGTCGTAGACGTGCAGGGATGCCTGCGGCAGGGCGCGGCGGAAATCCGCGACGACCTTCGGGATGGCCACGACCTCGTTGTAGCAGGGGATCAGCACCGCGACGCGCGGCGCGGCGCGGGGGGCCTGGGAGCCATCCGCCCCGGAGGCGCGCGCACCGGCCGTGCCGGGTGTGGTCATGTTCTGCACGGGACGGGCCGCAATCGGAAATCGGGGACGCGGATTGCCCCATAACGGATGCCCGCCCCGCGGGCCAGAGCGGGGATGGGGGCCGGCGCCGGGCTTGGCGGGCGTGAGGGTCTGCCCGGGCGCCGGGCCATGCCGCGCCCGGCATGGCCCCCGCCGCCGCCTTGCGCCATCCTGGCGCCAAGCCGCCGGCCGCAAGGTCCGGCAACCCGCCCGGGAGACCCGTCCATGTCCCTCCGCCGCCGGCCGCTGGCCGCCCTGCTGCCGGCCCTCCTCGCCCCTGCGCCCCTCCGGCGCGCCGCGGCGCAGGGGGCCGGCCCCGTCACCCTGATCGTGCCCACCGCCCCGGCCGGTACCACGGACTTCGCGGCCCGGCTGCTGGCCGAGCCCCTGTCCCAGCGCCTGGGCCAGCCGGTGGTGGTGGAGAACCGCGCCGGGGCCAACGGGGCGCTCGGCACCGGGCATGTGGCGCGGGCGAAGCCGGACGGGCTGACCCTGCTGGTGCAGTATTCCGGCTACCATGTCGGCTCGCCGGCGGTGGTGCCGAACCTGGGCTACGACGTGAAGCGCGACTTCGCCCCGGTCGGGCTGCTGATGGACAGCCCGCAGGTCCTCTTCGCCAACCCGCGCGTGCCGGCGCGGACGCTGGCCGAGCTGATCGCCTATGCCAAGGCCCATCCGGGCAAGCTGAACTACGCCTCCTCCGGCAACGGCTCGATGCAGCACCTGGGGACGGAGCTGCTGAAGCAGCGCGCGGGGATCGACCTCGTCCACGTCCCCTATCGCGGCACCGGGCCGGTGACCCAGGACCTGCTCGCCGGCCGGGTGGAGCTGTTCATGACCACCCCGCCGCCGCTGATGCCCTTCGTGCGCGATGGCTCGCTGCGGGCGCTGGCCATCACCTCCGACACGCGCCATCCCGCCTTGCCGGAGGTGCCGACGCTGGCGGAATCCGGGCTGCCGGACCTGACCATCATCGCCTGGTTCGCCGTCTTCGCCCCCGCCGGCACCCCGGGGCCGGTGCTGGAGCGGCTGGGCGGGGCGGTGCGCGCCGTGGTCGCGACGCCGGAGTTCAAGCGCAAGGCGGAGGAGCAGGGCGCGCTGGTGCGCGACATGGAGCCGGCCGAGCTGTCGCGCCGCGTGGAGCGGGAGCTGGACGAGTGGACGCGCGTGGTGCGCGCGGCGGATATCCGGGCGGAGTAGCCCAGGCGGAGTAGGCATGACAGACGGGACGGACGCGGCGGGATCGGTGGGGCCCCTGGAGGGGCTGCGGGTGCTGGAGCTGGGGCATTTCATCGCCGCCCCCTTCGCCACCCGGCTGCTGGCCGATCTGGGCGCCGAGGTGATCAAGGTGGAGCCGCCCGGGGGCGACCCGGTGCGGCAATGGGGGGCCAAGGTGCAGGGGCACGCGCCATGGTGGAGCGTGCATGGCCGCAACAAGCGCAGCCTCGCCCTGGACCTGAAGCGGCCCGAGGCGAAGGCCGTCGTGCTGGACCTCGTGCGCCATTGCGACGCGGTGGTGGAGAACTTCCGCCCCGGCCACCTGACGAAGCTGGGGCTGGGGCCGGAGGCGCTGCGCGCGGTGCGGCCGGACCTCGTGGTGGCGCATGTCTCCGGCTATGGCCAGGACGGGCCGTATCGCGACCGCGCCGCCTTCGGGGTGATCGGCGAGGCGATCGGCGGCATCCGCCACCTGACGGACCACGCCCCCGGCACATCGGACCTGCCGCCGGTGCGGGTGGGGGTCAGCCTGGGGGATTCGGTCGCCGGGATCTACGCGGCGCTGGGCGTGGTCGCCGCGCTGTGGCGGCGCGAGCGGACCGCCGCGGCAGGGCAGGGCGCGAAGGGCGCCAGCATCGACGTGGCGCTGACGGAGTCGGTGCTGAGCCTGCTGGAGGGCAGCCTGCCGGAATACGGCACGCTGGGCACGGTACGGCAGCCGGCGGGCGGCGCCATCGCCACCGCCGCGCCGTCCAACGCCTATCGCTCGCGCGACGGCATCTGGGTGCTGATCGCGGCGAACTCCGACCCGCTGTTCCGCCGTCTGGCCGCCGCCATGGGACAGCCGGAGCTGGCGGAGGACCCGCGCTTCCTCGGCAACCAGTCGCGCGTCGCCAACGCCCGCGTGCTGGACGCGATCATCGGGGAATGGACGGCCGGGCACGATGCCGCGGCGCTGGAGGCGGTGCTGCTGGCGGCCGACATCCCCTCGACCCGCTCCTACACCACCGCCGATATCGCCGCCGACCCGCAGTTCCGCCATCGCGGCATGGTGGTGGAGGTGGAGGACCCGCTGATCGGCCGGACCCTGCACCCCGGCGTGGTGCCGCGCGTGGATGGCGGCCCCGCCCCGGTGCGCTGGACCGGGCGGGAAATCGGCGCCGATGCGGAGGCCGTGCTGGGCGGGCTGCTGGGCTACCCGCCGGAACGGATCGCCGACCTGCGGCGCCGCGGTGCCCTCGGCCGACCGGAAGGCTGATCCGGCCGGCGGAATGACCCGTCGTTCTGCGGGTTCCGGCGGTGGACCGGGAGGGGACGCCGTCCCCTCCCAGACCCTCCCCTGCCGGGGCCACAAGCGGGCCCCGGACCCCGCTGCGAGTTGGCTCTACGCGGCTGCCGTCAGCCTGCGGGCTGAACCCTGACAGAGCGCGGACAGGCGGGACTCTGAAAAAGCATCACAGGCGTCAGCGAGGGCGGCGGCCGGTCCCGCCGAGGAGCATGGCTCCTCGGCGCTGTGACCCCGTATCAGGTTGTCCCGCGGCAGCGCCGATCGGGTCCAGGGCCCGCAGGGTCCTGGCGGAGTGGGGGTATCGGGGGCGAGGCGGAGCCTTGCCCCCGGGGAACGGGCGCCACGCCGGCACGGACCAGGGCATCGCGCCATCCGTATGAAGCGCGGACTCCGGTGGGGGCCCCGTGGCACGGCGCGCCCCGCCGCATCGTCCGGGTGCCCCGTCAGGGGGCGCGGTCCGCGCGGATCAGCCCGCCCGGTCCCAGGCGATGGGCCGGGGCTGCGGCACCGCCGGCCCCGGCGGGGTGGCGGGAGTTCTGGCATCGGCGATGGTCTTGGCCATCGCGGCGGCGAAGTCCAGCTGGGCGCGGTTCATGCG contains:
- a CDS encoding sugar ABC transporter ATP-binding protein, coding for MDGPSPARPSPAAVGPAPAGPLLELEGIRKSYPGVRALDGVGLTLAAGEVVALLGENGAGKSTLMKVLGGVVAPDAGVIRIGGREHAALTVAAAQRAGIAFVHQELNLFDNLDVAANVLFGREPLRGGPLRLIDRGAMRETVAPLLRRLGADFGPDAPVAALSIAQRQLVEIAKALAADARVLILDEPTSSLTLSETDRLLTLVGELRAAGTGIVYITHRLGEVVRCADRVVCLRDGRLAGTLAREEIDHAAMIRLMIGRDLRSLYIPPGRAPGEGGLVLEGLVTPFFPDRAIDLHARPGEILGLAGLVGSGRTSLARTVFGVDPALAGAIRLDGKALPIRSPRDAIAAGVYLAPEDRKRAGLVLEMPVRDNVTLAGLPFYARLGLVDRGRETAAAEEQRRSLRIKVPEVATRAGALSGGNQQKVVLGKWLSMAPRAILFDEPTRGIDVGARGEIYALMRGLADRGVVVLMISSDMEEVIGVSDRIAVMHEGRVSGTLERPQFSEAAVLRLAIGQHESEARDPVHA
- a CDS encoding sugar-binding protein, which codes for MQRRTFIALPAAAVLAAPHVARAQAKRQLVFVVNVSADFWTICRRGVEKANREHPDYDMSLLVPGQASAAEQRRIIDELLARKVAGIAISPIDPASSTEVLNRAASQAVLFTSDSDAPQSNRLVYIGTDNVAAGREAGAQMKRALPEGGKALLFVGTMDAANARERVQGIREALAGSNIEIADIRTDESDIARAKRNVEDALTRSPDVKLLVGLWAYNTPQIVQAVKAAGKEGSVKVVGFDEDGLTLRGVAEGVVTSTVVQQPFEFGYQSMIGMVKVLNGDRSFIPANKQIIIPTRIIDKANVADFQGQMRQLLSGR
- a CDS encoding TIGR00730 family Rossman fold protein; protein product: MTMERICVFCGANAGNRAEYAEAARALGQAIAARGMGLVYGGGKVGLMGLVADAALAAGAEVDGIIPEALMQREVGHGSVTRLHVVQSMHERKAMMAELSDGFVILPGGFGTLEEVFEVLTWSQLGLHEKGAVFLDIAGYWDGLLRTLDAMQREGFLKPEHRLLAMRAEDPGQALDMLAAFRPPPVTKWIESPAQA
- a CDS encoding bifunctional riboflavin kinase/FAD synthetase; this translates as MSGLLPPGPLPAAGLAVGSWRDLPPGQRGATVALGNLDGVHHGHRAVLRAAHAARPDLPLAALTFEPHPREHFRPDDPPFRLTPFPAKREALAEAGCALVYALPFGAELAAMPAEEFVEAVLHRGIGARHLACGADFAFGHRRGGDVAVLARLAEARGIGLSIVPAVADAEGTISSTRIRRALQDGYPERAARDLGRPWEIRGEVVHGDKLGRVLGWPTANLWLGRHLEPARGVYAVTIRLPDGGEARGVANIGRRPTLGGDPQTRLEVHLFDWSGDLYGQEIRVRLLSFLRPDATFSGLEELKAAIAADAAQARALLER
- a CDS encoding glycosyltransferase produces the protein MPDPHAAINASGLFDVEYYRAVYPDIDANQLDPLEHYLSHGHLEGRRPNPSFDPLAYLAANPDVAAAGFEPLTHYVLCGMAEDRRLAPPQNGRSATTNAVMREVVQGRAFFRRFGLSGRRGVPPGEGAGAAVDDLIARSPAIPLDRLEPEVSIIIPVHGRLPSVLNCLDSLAGHRSRHPAEIIVVDGTPPAEMRTESLGTIPWIRYLRQDRHGGFGEACNGGAAVARGRILVFLHSDTRVADGWLDELIGSFRLFRRAGLVGSKLLNEGLTLQEAGGILWRNGDAQPYGQGQDPDNPKYSFARRADYCSGAAIAVPAEAWRRVGGFDGTFAPARREDADLAFRLQEAGYEVWMQPLAAVLHYGGQPHGRDAPADGEARQAAEMERFAGRWKPVLATHGPSGGNPDTEAGRYAQERLLALDAITPTPDRDAGSVVMVGMLRVLQSLGYQVAFVPQHNYLPDPDYTAALQREGIECIHSPFARNIDEALAFHGAFDIVFAFRFNVLEQVYGTLRRELPQARILFNNVDLHYLRQEREARLRRRRSGRAAAMMTKIAELELIAQVDCTIVHTPVETAIIKQEVAVDNIVEIPWITELSPTRSGRADRHDIMFLGGFAHVPNVDAVEYLVGEIWPLLLPQLPPEARLVIVGAGAPPSIQAMAGERIVVVGYADELEPYFDATRVFVAPLRYGAGIKGKVIETLRRGTPSVITSIAAEGMGLTSGRETLIADEAGDFARQVARLYKDAALWDALQQEGYDFVTRNFSWERCVELINQALDVADETWIARHERALKRRLAALCDPEG
- a CDS encoding glycosyltransferase family 2 protein, which translates into the protein MTTPGTAGARASGADGSQAPRAAPRVAVLIPCYNEVVAIPKVVADFRRALPQASLHVYDNNSRDGTAEAARAAGAIVRREALQGKGHVIRRMFADVEADIYVLVDGDDTYDAADAPRMVALLQEEQLDMVNGVRVTEIQAAYRPGHRLGNALLTGIVAHIFGNRVSDMLSGYRVFSRRFVKSFPALAAGFETETEFTVHALELRMAVGEVPTAYRDRPAGSASKLRTYADGLRILRTIMVLVKEERPLQFFFAMGGGLMLLALAIGIPVVLEFLRSGLVPRLPSAVLSASVMLLAFLSFTCGLILDSVARGRKEMKRLAYLAVPGVPAGQG
- a CDS encoding Bug family tripartite tricarboxylate transporter substrate binding protein codes for the protein MSLRRRPLAALLPALLAPAPLRRAAAQGAGPVTLIVPTAPAGTTDFAARLLAEPLSQRLGQPVVVENRAGANGALGTGHVARAKPDGLTLLVQYSGYHVGSPAVVPNLGYDVKRDFAPVGLLMDSPQVLFANPRVPARTLAELIAYAKAHPGKLNYASSGNGSMQHLGTELLKQRAGIDLVHVPYRGTGPVTQDLLAGRVELFMTTPPPLMPFVRDGSLRALAITSDTRHPALPEVPTLAESGLPDLTIIAWFAVFAPAGTPGPVLERLGGAVRAVVATPEFKRKAEEQGALVRDMEPAELSRRVERELDEWTRVVRAADIRAE
- a CDS encoding CaiB/BaiF CoA transferase family protein — its product is MTDGTDAAGSVGPLEGLRVLELGHFIAAPFATRLLADLGAEVIKVEPPGGDPVRQWGAKVQGHAPWWSVHGRNKRSLALDLKRPEAKAVVLDLVRHCDAVVENFRPGHLTKLGLGPEALRAVRPDLVVAHVSGYGQDGPYRDRAAFGVIGEAIGGIRHLTDHAPGTSDLPPVRVGVSLGDSVAGIYAALGVVAALWRRERTAAAGQGAKGASIDVALTESVLSLLEGSLPEYGTLGTVRQPAGGAIATAAPSNAYRSRDGIWVLIAANSDPLFRRLAAAMGQPELAEDPRFLGNQSRVANARVLDAIIGEWTAGHDAAALEAVLLAADIPSTRSYTTADIAADPQFRHRGMVVEVEDPLIGRTLHPGVVPRVDGGPAPVRWTGREIGADAEAVLGGLLGYPPERIADLRRRGALGRPEG